The proteins below come from a single Eremothecium sinecaudum strain ATCC 58844 chromosome II, complete sequence genomic window:
- the ATP25 gene encoding Atp25p (Syntenic homolog of Ashbya gossypii ABL050W; Syntenic homolog of Saccharomyces cerevisiae YMR098C (ATP25)) yields the protein MLRPWNFKNVLRPACFLSSGTHFFKSIGRYYTTGNNNDGLDTSSSPSILPITKPWYLQDPAPTEQGNSLLKKDYIRFPEEPYPKVLDSITSVLQKKLGATNIICFNALKAHRPLNSTGYLVLATVQSKKHGSKSVVELMKYLKTEYGVYPTKEGGLTAQEMRKRTRRMQRSGKLVKSQSNYAGQSDWYLVDCKLKSKPDENVHVHLLTEERRKELNLEELFCTEKEYELYSVRQDAPPEPEDSSEPDNILAALKSLAMSKSRRYYSMQAHKTDNISLYNSLLIQDFQTARETDGSLEDVTNAMGELPADVMKDTQKWVDIFEHKWSLTKITDVEWALRWKFYEFLYASDLLAFQKAQQEHVANLQPYKDKLSVSLKKLFGYFTLKQSMGGILNREELSSFMNLLNKEIQTVEPEYEAVASNYNKMVVDVLSLYRQHDPEVMKDERIILRVLRTMVSSKMKMHALYQYVFYITESNMDTRSVILLCIELFCKNKDWHKLFPLYFNRWIPNHYEDELVWTTFFRHLLQEGDYAVWLSVLEEGLLLWLKRYNIDLNAHHELRDLVLELLKKVDPTSERYIELRSDLSLI from the coding sequence ATGCTGAGACCTTGGaattttaaaaatgtaTTGCGACCTGCATGTTTTTTAAGCTCAGGTACCCATTTTTTTAAATCTATTGGGCGTTATTACACTACTGGAAATAATAACGATGGTCTAGATACATCTTCATCACCATCTATTCTTCCGATAACAAAACCATGGTATTTACAGGATCCAGCCCCTACTGAGCAAGGCAATAGTTTACTTAAAAAAGACTATATAAGATTTCCCGAAGAGCCTTATCCAAAGGTTTTGGATAGCATCACCAGTGTCTTACAAAAAAAGCTTGGGGCAACAAATATTATATGTTTTAACGCATTAAAAGCACACCGTCCATTGAATAGCACCGGTTATTTAGTATTAGCCACTGTTCAGTCAAAGAAGCATGGATCTAAAAGTGTTGTGGAATTAATGAAGTACTTGAAAACAGAATATGGTGTATATCCAACGAAAGAAGGAGGCCTCACAGCTCAGGAAATGCGCAAAAGAACCAGAAGAATGCAGAGATCAGGGAAGCTGGTAAAATCACAGTCAAATTATGCTGGACAGAGCGATTGGTATCTTGTGGATTGTAAGTTGAAGAGCAAACCGGACGAAAACGTCCATGTACATCTATTGACTGAAGAAAGAAGGAAGGAGTTAAATCTGGAGGAACTTTTCTGCACTGAAAAGGAGTATGAGTTATATTCTGTTCGACAAGATGCACCTCCAGAACCCGAAGACTCTAGTGAGCCTGATAATATTCTAGCTGCTCTGAAAAGTTTGGCGATGTCAAAATCAAGGCGATACTACTCTATGCAGGCCCACAAGACGGATAATATCTCGCTATACAATTCATTACTAATTCAAGATTTTCAGACGGCGAGAGAAACTGATGGCTCTTTAGAAGATGTTACCAATGCAATGGGTGAGCTTCCTGCTGATGTAATGAAAGACACGCAAAAATGGGTTGATATATTTGAGCATAAATGGTCTCTTACCAAGATTACAGATGTCGAGTGGGCATTGCGTTGGAAATTCTACGAATTTCTATATGCAAGCGATTTGCTTGCTTTTCAAAAAGCCCAACAAGAACATGTTGCTAATCTTCAGCCTTACAAGGACAAACTATCGGTTAGCTTAAAAAAGTTATTTGGGTACTTTACCCTCAAGCAGTCAATGGGGGGTATTCTCAATCGGGAAGAGCTTAGTTCCTTCATGAATCTTTTGAACAAAGAAATACAGACAGTGGAGCCTGAGTATGAGGCCGTTGCATCAAACTATAATAAAATGGTGGTGGATGTACTATCCCTCTATAGACAACATGATCCCGAAGTCATGAAGGATGAGCGAATTATTCTACGTGTATTGCGAACAATGGTGAGCTCCAAAATGAAGATGCATGCATTATACCAGTACGTTTTCTACATCACCGAATCCAATATGGACACTAGGAGTGTCATTCTACTTTGCATCGAATTATTTTGCAAGAACAAGGACTGGCATAAGCTGTTTCCCCTTTACTTTAATCGTTGGATTCCTAATCACTATGAGGATGAGTTGGTGTGGACAACTTTTTTCAGACATTTGCTGCAGGAGGGTGACTATGCTGTATGGTTAAGTGTACTAGAAGAAGGTTTACTGCTTTGGTTAAAGCGTTATAATATAGACCTTAATGCTCATCATGAACTGCGAGACCTCGTTTTAGAGCTACTAAAAAAGGTTGACCCTACCTCAGAACGCTATATTGAGTTAAGGAGCGATCTATCACTTATCTAA
- the KTI12 gene encoding Kti12p (Syntenic homolog of Ashbya gossypii ABL049C; Syntenic homolog of Saccharomyces cerevisiae YKL110C (KTI12)), with translation MPLVLFTGFPGSGKTTYALKLKQLLEAKIEAESTLADYTVKYHSDETLGLRHADYTTSHGEKSARSKIMSVVKRDLSRTCVVIVDSLNYIKGFRYQLHCEVKNSRTTYCLVHCLAPKDQLFNWNSNRNKEDSWETGLLNQLVQRYEEPNPSARWDSPLFSILAGVDKLEGNIEQEIYHVLFPMLFKDDSNREVEKLLQSLKPSGATMMKPAAQMNQVQVLDGETQKVVRRIMDYIKSNVVSGLIRVIVSDENDINDPACCFVELSSDRISMAHLQRIRRQFVQLNRLRGIENDRIVPLFTEYLNKNLNMDNM, from the coding sequence ATGCCACTGGTGCTATTTACCGGTTTTCCTGGTAGTGGAAAAACTACATATGCGTTAAAATTGAAACAGCTGCTGGAGGCTAAAATTGAAGCCGAATCCACGCTTGCTGACTACACTGTTAAATACCATTCTGATGAAACACTGGGTTTACGACATGCAGATTATACTACCTCTCATGGGGAGAAAAGTGCAAGATCAAAAATCATGTCCGTAGTGAAGCGGGACCTGTCGCGAACATGTGTTGTTATAGTGGATTCTCTGAATTATATAAAAGGTTTTCGATACCAACTGCATTGTGAAGTAAAAAATAGCCGGACAACATATTGTTTGGTACACTGTCTTGCACCAAAGGATCAATTGTTTAACTGGAATTCAAACCGGAATAAGGAAGATTCTTGGGAAACGGGACTTCTTAACCAACTAGTCCAGAGATATGAGGAGCCAAATCCTTCGGCGCGATGGGACTCGCCGTTATTCTCTATATTAGCGGGAGTCGATAAGTTAGAGGGTAACATAGAGCAAGAAATATACCATGTATTGTTTCCAATGCTATTTAAAGATGATTCAAATCGCGAGGTCGAGAAACTGCTACAAAGCTTAAAACCTAGTGGTGCGACAATGATGAAACCAGCCGCCCAGATGAACCAAGTTCAAGTTTTAGATGGCGAAACGCAAAAAGTTGTACGTCGAATTATGGACTATATAAAGTCCAATGTTGTATCGGGACTCATTCGGGTAATTGTCTCTGATGAGAATGATATCAACGACCCTGCATGCTGTTTTGTCGAATTATCAAGCGATCGTATTAGCATGGCACATCTCCAAAGAATAAGAAGACAATTTGTACAACTTAACAGGTTAAGAGGCATAGAAAATGATAGGATTGTGCCTCTTTTTACAGAATACCTCAATAAAAATCTTAATATGGATAATATGTAA
- the MTG1 gene encoding putative GTPase MTG1 (Syntenic homolog of Ashbya gossypii ABL048W; Syntenic homolog of Saccharomyces cerevisiae YMR097C (MTG1)), whose product MMKQVFVPRATFPVYRMPITDYQVLHVNAITRIRHLLPQMNLILEVRDSRAPLSTSNILLEHIKRRFNCERLIIYSKQDKCPKQTLNTLRAWHKASGDEFMMIDCANTRDIKALNEVLKNKYDICAGLNNKGPPLGYRVLVAGMPNVGKSTLINSLRSLQDPSMKRKVAKTGGLPGVTRSTSECIRVSDHKAGILIHDTPGITLPGHLSTPKRVLALLLAGCIPSSLVMPYIQADYLLYLINLQQNGKAPYGKYTNGRPTNDLDFVLSGLKKARGISNDSTAAEHWISEFRNVKNNSIPITFDLETLLPSSAFSYLEHLSFQLKASSRFLDSITIPPDMKKSGKLARNSNQLFGI is encoded by the coding sequence ATGATGAAACAAGTATTTGTACCTCGTGCTACATTTCCTGTGTATAGAATGCCGATCACCGATTACCAAGTCCTCCACGTGAACGCTATTACGCGAATACGccatcttcttcctcaAATGAACTTGATTCTAGAAGTAAGAGATAGCAGGGCTCCGCTAAGCACCAGCAATATACTACTTGAGCATATTAAACGGCGTTTTAACTGTGAACGCCTTATTATTTATTCAAAGCAGGATAAGTGCCCTAAACAAACACTTAACACCCTTCGCGCTTGGCATAAAGCATCAGGTGATGAATTTATGATGATTGACTGCGCAAATACCCGGGATATAAAAGCGCTTAATGAAGTGCTGAAGAACAAATATGATATTTGTGCTGGCTTAAATAACAAGGGACCTCCTCTAGGTTACCGCGTTCTTGTTGCAGGAATGCCAAATGTAGGTAAGTCTACACTGATAAACTCACTTCGTTCACTACAAGACCCATCGATGAAAAGAAAAGTCGCTAAGACTGGTGGTCTCCCAGGTGTGACCAGGTCCACTAGTGAATGCATTCGTGTATCTGATCACAAAGCTGGGATCCTTATTCATGATACACCTGGCATCACATTACCCGGGCATCTATCTACTCCGAAACGAGTGCTTGCATTACTGCTTGCAGGCTGTATACCATCATCCTTAGTCATGCCCTACATCCAAGCAGACTATTTATTATATCTCATCAACCTTCAGCAGAATGGCAAAGCTCCATATGGAAAGTATACAAATGGAAGGCCAACCAATGATTTGGATTTCGTGTTAAGTGGTTTAAAGAAAGCTCGAGGCATTTCAAATGATTCTACGGCAGCTGAACACTGGATTTCTGAATTTCGAAATGTGAAGAATAATTCAATACCTATCACATTTGATTTGGAGACCCTTTTGCCCAGCTCAGCATTCTCCTACCTGGAACACTTGTCCTTTCAGTTAAAGGCATCTAGCAGATTTTTAGACTCCATAACTATTCCACCTGATATGAAAAAGAGTGGAAAGCTTGCTCGAAACAGTAACCAGCTTTTTGGTATCTAA
- the HAP4 gene encoding transcription factor HAP4 (Syntenic homolog of Ashbya gossypii ABL047W; Syntenic homolog of Saccharomyces cerevisiae YKL109W (HAP4)), which yields MARPVPIQPGPLHSRVAIAPNLQTERKSESGMTIRTSRHWVLPPRPKPGRKPSCAGRGSGAIGAVVQPNLGERSTSVTCSSATGITSVAEKKKTKKSSKSVLRREITHLKHENTKLKKELGRLVGSLQDLKCKFSSSENAVVDAVDKVKDNEGARKRSFVDDSTDAFLKFEDEDADPSLSSLAGSACVSTSLPIVRMAQALSFSSATSLTDDEEIGSTPSSLFSSDLQGITVPSSLTTSMITPSSFSGSHQAHSSPSSSSSSSLSKPMTIRGSGNCTISALPLPSETVTFVDDYERQTFYKKHAGTLLGRDDTAAASNDEFQLRMLPLDTTDDLIPLNAIKEEDDILPVTSDQQDIEGTSILHCLKTHVGTPQDDEPVEVSLAVPVIMGDERDGETLIASDARVPVGVTLAELLEEQGEGDCDSKLIGPLHDSYYKL from the coding sequence ATGGCAAGACCAGTGCCGATTCAACCGGGTCCTCTGCATAGTCGGGTGGCAATTGCACCGAACCTGCAGACGGAGCGGAAGAGCGAAAGTGGGATGACTATTCGTACTTCGCGACACTGGGTTCTTCCGCCAAGGCCAAAGCCCGGACGGAAGCCTAGCTGTGCTGGAAGAGGATCGGGAGCTATTGGGGCAGTTGTTCAGCCCAATTTAGGCGAGCGGTCGACATCCGTAACATGTTCTAGTGCTACGGGCATAACATCGGTAGCCGAAAAGAAAAAGACGAAGAAGAGTTCTAAGAGTGTTTTACGTCGTGAAATTACTCACCTGAAACACGAGAATACAAAGCTGAAGAAAGAGTTAGGGCGTTTAGTGGGAAGTTTGCAAGATTTAAAGTGTAAATTTAGCTCGTCCGAGAATGCGGTTGTTGATGCGGTAGATAAGGTAAAGGACAACGAAGGTGCACGGAAGCGATCTTTCGTTGACGATTCAACGGACGCATTTTTGAAGTTTGAGGATGAAGACGCCGATCCGAGTCTTAGCTCTCTTGCGGGCTCGGCATGTGTGTCAACGTCGCTGCCAATTGTTCGTATGGCGCAGGCGCTGTCATTTAGCTCTGCAACAAGCCTTACAGATGATGAAGAGATCGGATCAACACCATCTTCACTTTTTTCAAGCGATCTACAAGGTATTACAGTACCTTCCTCGCTTACGACGTCTATGATAACTCCCAGTTCCTTTAGTGGTAGCCATCAAGCACATAGCAGtccatcatcatcatcttcttcgTCACTATCCAAACCAATGACTATCCGTGGAAGTGGAAACTGTACAATTTCTGCACTACCCCTTCCATCCGAAACAGTGACGTTTGTTGATGACTATGAGCGTCAAACTTTTTATAAAAAGCATGCGGGGACGCTGTTGGGCCGCGATGACACAGCGGCTGCTTCCAACGACGAATTCCAACTGCGAATGCTGCCTCTAGATACAACCGACGACCTGATACCGCTTAATGCAattaaagaagaagacgaCATCTTACCGGTTACTTCAGATCAACAGGATATTGAAGGCACGAGTATACTGCATTGTTTAAAGACTCATGTTGGTACGCCGCAAGACGACGAGCCTGTAGAGGTGTCGCTGGCAGTGCCAGTAATAATGGGAGACGAAAGGGATGGGGAAACTTTGATAGCCTCAGATGCTAGGGTTCCCGTAGGAGTCACCTTGGCTGAATTATTGGAAGAGCAAGGCGAAGGCGACTGTGACTCAAAACTTATTGGACCACTTCATGATAGTTATTATAAACTATGA
- the CTF13 gene encoding Ctf13p (Syntenic homolog of Ashbya gossypii ABL046C; Syntenic homolog of Saccharomyces cerevisiae YMR094W (CTF13)), with protein MHVMFDVILFLNLPIDIRLEVYKHLLGQFTCLDPLSTGPRVRIDTPEQWKLQEERFTFYLAHYEYLNDFIPRWLSYTPCLRYDCIVLDYLRINLLYESGLSKMHWIELDDGDPYLAAFDNREDVLQVWYTPREYASWIICKSPQGIADDNNEFTTTSLDLGLLKNCKLLCQSLPQQYLDSVILVTLTQEELISEGHLHESIKYLISHMEQIRYLRCIRVRSDFLLRKLINLRGHRDNPGHMIPYTVRKRIREIEVLGLQKAIVEINFTKWENCLVLKLENCAITIDLNKIILPRQLRYLSIKKVQAVKWWNIKKGLLQSNFDEKREKGRVIKMINKSMIDQEKYFKMQDLITGKLQNLNHITIQEVQELLRDIVVPSRLYYSNRVNIFQCHVDEITVV; from the coding sequence ATGCATGTAATGTTTGATGTCATATTATTCCTTAATTTACCAATTGATATTAGGCTTGAAGTTTATAAGCATTTGCTTGGGCAATTTACTTGTTTAGATCCGCTCTCAACCGGTCCGCGGGTTAGAATAGACACACCTGAACAATGGAAACTGCAAGAAGAGAGGTTTACGTTTTATTTAGCTCATTATGAATATCTAAATGATTTTATTCCTCGATGGTTAAGCTACACACCATGTTTGAGATACGATTGCATAGTGTTGGATTATTTACGTATAAACCTTTTATACGAGTCCGGGTTATCAAAGATGCACTGGATTGAACTTGACGATGGAGATCCTTACCTTGCAGCATTTGATAATAGGGAAGATGTACTACAAGTCTGGTACACACCAAGGGAATATGCTTCATGGATAATATGTAAAAGTCCCCAAGGAATAGCGGATGACAATAATGAATTCACAACTACAAGTCTAGACCTTGGATTACTAAAGAACTGTAAATTATTATGTCAAAGCCTGCCCCAGCAATACCTGGACTCTGTGATTTTGGTGACTTTAACACAAGAGGAACTTATTTCTGAGGGTCATCTGCATGAATCAATAAAATACTTGATATCCCATATGGAACAAATAAGGTACCTTCGTTGCATAAGAGTACGATCAGATTTCTTACTAAGGAAGTTAATCAATTTAAGGGGTCACCGTGATAATCCTGGTCATATGATACCTTATACTGTGAGAAAACGTATTCGTGAAATAGAAGTACTAGGGCTACAAAAGGCTATAGTGGAGATTAACTTTACAAAATGGGAGAACTGCCTAGTATTGAAGTTGGAAAACTGCGCAATCACAATAGATTTGAATAAAATAATACTACCAAGACAGCTACGTTATCTTTCAATTAAGAAGGTACAAGCTGTCAAGTGGTGGAATATAAAAAAAGGCCTACTCCAAAGCAATTTTGATGAAAAGCGGGAAAAAGGTCGCGTAATAAAAATGATTAACAAGTCCATGATAGATCAAGAAAAGTACTTCAAGATGCAAGATCTGATCACGGGTAAGCTCCAAAATCTAAATCACATTACGATACAAGAGGTTCAGGAGTTATTACGTGATATTGTGGTACCATCTAGGCTTTACTACAGTAACAGGGTGAATATCTTTCAATGTCATGTGGATGAAATTACAGTTGTATAA
- the SLD2 gene encoding Sld2p (Syntenic homolog of Ashbya gossypii ABL045W; Syntenic homolog of Saccharomyces cerevisiae YKL108W (SLD2)), which produces MDILDKLKIDLKLWERNFAELNGRSPGKDDIKNNPDIKIKYKTYASLKKNGVNVNYKDNASAREHFTPRRDIQSELGPTPQIYGTVLSLFEMSMSPEKQIGQFTSRVNEDTIESPINTLPVLSEKPVKRQLDFSMPTPHSPEKKIIDEAPVLEPANTDAKGTYGPNSPLKFDNDVALKLSKTPAKVAHHKIMGTSPSPLIKRPAKSLSQLAKEHETILQEMNSIGEQSISRNLGFVLQQELAEKNEEDENNPTVKVSKRRRKNKVGVALETIKEAPKGSVHDELAKLKRKAVNQFMGFEDNEDDSFEDNKAQPKEASKVKKRKNRKYKVVSDNFVRLKLPKKNRGGPRWRRR; this is translated from the coding sequence ATGGATATTTTGGACAAATTGAAAATAGACTTGAAGCTATGGGAGCGCAACTTTGCTGAGTTAAATGGAAGGTCGCCAGGTAAAGAtgatattaaaaataatcCAGATATAAAGATAAAGTATAAAACGTATGCTAGTCTCAAAAAAAACGGTGTTAATGTTAACTATAAAGATAATGCTTCTGCGAGAGAGCATTTCACACCTAGAAGAGATATTCAATCAGAATTAGGTCCTACGCCTCAGATATATGGTACGGTGCTGAGCTTATTTGAGATGAGCATGTCACCAGAGAAGCAAATAGGGCAATTTACTTCAAGGGTTAACGAAGATACAATAGAATCCCCTATAAATACCCTTCCTGTATTGTCTGAAAAGCCAGTAAAAAGACAACTGGACTTTTCTATGCCAACTCCTCATTCTCCagagaagaagataatAGATGAGGCTCCAGTATTAGAACCAGCTAACACAGACGCTAAGGGTACTTATGGACCTAATTCTCCACTCAAATTTGATAACGATGTGGCATTGAAATTATCTAAAACTCCAGCAAAAGTGGCGCATCACAAGATTATGGGTACTAGCCCATCGCCGCTAATAAAGAGGCCTGCCAAGTCTCTGTCTCAATTAGCCAAAGAACACGAAACGATCCTACAAGAAATGAATTCCATTGGTGAGCAAAGTATTTCTCGTAACTTAGGTTTTGTATTACAGCAAGAGCTAGCCGAAAAgaatgaagaagacgaaAATAATCCAACTGTTAAAGTGTCGAAAAGAAGGAGGAAGAATAAAGTGGGAGTTGCATTAGAAACAATTAAAGAAGCCCCTAAAGGGAGCGTTCATGACGAGTTAGCTAAACTGAAGCGTAAAGCCGTAAATCAGTTCATGGGTTTTGAAGATAATGAGGATGATTCTTTCGAAGACAACAAAGCACAACCGAAGGAAGCCTCTAAGGTAAAGAAACGCAAGAACCGAAAATACAAAGTCGTTAGCGATAACTTTGTAAGGCTCAAATTGCCCAAGAAGAACCGCGGTGGTCCAAGATGGAGACGGAGATAG
- the UTP15 gene encoding snoRNA-binding rRNA-processing protein UTP15 (Syntenic homolog of Ashbya gossypii ABL044C; Syntenic homolog of Saccharomyces cerevisiae YMR093W (UTP15)), whose amino-acid sequence MSSARPRITPLKAPVLPQQTTPEQRYWRQYSSTQLVKEHNAVTHISFNPRHPHDFAVTSSTRVQLFSSRTRQVSKTFSQFKDVVYSATFRSDGKMLVAGDATGLVSVYDSYNPRNLLVSIKASSHPTHVTKFHAVDNKTLVTASDDRVVRLWDISHSYEPTLELTGASDYVRSVSFVPAAPHLVVTGSYDGVVRLYDSRVKSTQPINTLNHEAPVESTIATSPTQLVSCGGNGFKVWDLTNLNLLCQRNNFARTVTCLDYVNMASSAPMSSCLLASSLDGHVKVFDPLDNFSVKFGWKFSSAVLSCAVSPGEAKGNTHLVAGLSSGLLAVRTNKKTKKPTLSEDGDVNLEASVMGKAQKSGNFQRMMRGSEYKGDEEHIIHNDKPKQQPRLRLFEKNLNQFKWAEALDSAFIPGMAKELTLTVLQELRKRGKIRVALYGRDETSLEPLLNWCLKGIEDVRSAPVVADWIAVVLELYGGMIEKSPVLEEMIISVRNKVRHEIHKAKEAQRIEGMLQLLAS is encoded by the coding sequence ATGTCATCTGCTAGACCTAGAATTACGCCATTAAAGGCTCCCGTTCTTCCACAACAAACCACACCTGAACAAAGATATTGGCGCCAATATTCTTCTACACAGTTGGTTAAGGAACATAATGCTGTTACTCACATTTCGTTTAATCCAAGGCATCCTCATGACTTTGCAGTCACATCATCTACTAGGGTTCAGCTGTTTTCTTCGCGTACAAGACAGGTAAGCAAGACGTTTTCTCAGTTTAAAGATGTGGTCTACTCTGCTACTTTTCGCTCCGACGGTAAGATGTTAGTTGCGGGTGATGCAACAGGTTTGGTTTCTGTGTACGATAGCTACAATCCACGTAACCTTTTGGTGTCCATAAAGGCTTCGTCGCATCCTACTCACGTGACCAAATTTCATGCTGTAGATAATAAGACCCTGGTCACTGCAAGCGATGACAGAGTTGTAAGACTCTGGGATATATCTCACTCTTACGAACCTACTCTAGAATTAACAGGAGCTTCAGATTATGTGCGCTCGGTAAGTTTTGTTCCAGCCGCTCCACATCTCGTTGTCACAGGATCATACGATGGAGTTGTTAGGCTCTATGATTCCAGAGTAAAATCTACTCAACCTATCAATACTCTTAACCATGAGGCACCAGTGGAATCTACTATAGCAACATCTCCCACACAACTTGTTTCGTGTGGAGGAAATGGCTTTAAGGTATGGGACCTGACCAACTTAAACCTTCTATGCCAGCGTAATAACTTCGCTAGGACTGTAACATGTCTAGATTACGTGAACATGGCGAGCTCTGCTCCAATGAGCTCATGTCTCTTAGCATCGTCCTTAGATGGCCACGTCAAGGTGTTTGATCCTTTGGACAATTTTTCCGTCAAATTCGGCTGGAAATTTAGTTCTGCAGTTTTAAGTTGCGCTGTTTCTCCAGGTGAAGCCAAAGGTAACACGCACTTAGTTGCTGGCCTTTCATCAGGATTGCTAGCGGTTAGAACGAATAAGAAAACAAAGAAACCAACGCTAAGCGAGGATGGGGACGTTAATTTAGAAGCATCTGTTATGGGCAAAGCGCAAAAGAGCGGCAATTTCCAGAGAATGATGAGGGGTTCCGAATACAAAGGAGACGAAGAGCACATTATCCATAATGATAAGCCTAAACAGCAGCCTAGACTACGACTATTCGAAAAGAATTTGAATCAGTTCAAATGGGCAGAGGCTTTAGATAGTGCATTTATTCCAGGTATGGCAAAAGAATTAACATTAACTGTTTTACAGGAGTTGCGCAAGCGTGGAAAGATTCGTGTCGCCTTGTATGGCAGAGACGAAACATCACTAGAACCGCTATTGAATTGGTGTTTAAAGGGAATTGAAGACGTTAGGAGCGCACCAGTCGTCGCAGACTGGATAGCTGTGGTTTTAGAACTATATGGAGGGATGATCGAGAAATCTCCAGTCTTAGAGGAAATGATTATCTCGGTTAGGAATAAAGTTAGACATGAAATTCATAAGGCGAAAGAGGCACAGAGGATTGAGGGAATGCTACAGTTACTAGCAAGTTGA